Proteins encoded by one window of Phytohabitans houttuyneae:
- a CDS encoding NUDIX domain-containing protein, translating to MTAAHTYEVRAQHERYRGPVFRVVTDEVLMPGGTVVERDYLQHVGAVGVVAVDGDGQVVLIRQYRHAVRNHIWEIPAGLADVPGEPAPEVAARELAEETDLAAGRLDHLLDLHTTPGCSNERIRLFLARDLRPAPASGFERHDEEAELQVRRFPLAEAMSMALAGEITNGPTVAGIFAAAHVLSAPTT from the coding sequence GTGACCGCCGCGCACACGTACGAGGTCCGGGCACAGCACGAGCGGTACCGCGGCCCGGTCTTCCGGGTGGTCACCGACGAGGTGCTGATGCCGGGCGGCACGGTGGTCGAGCGCGACTACCTGCAGCACGTCGGCGCGGTCGGCGTGGTCGCCGTGGACGGCGACGGGCAGGTGGTGCTGATCCGCCAGTACCGGCACGCGGTCCGCAACCACATCTGGGAGATCCCCGCCGGCCTGGCCGACGTGCCGGGGGAGCCGGCGCCGGAGGTGGCCGCCCGCGAGCTGGCCGAGGAGACCGACCTGGCGGCCGGGCGGCTGGACCACCTGCTCGACCTGCACACGACGCCGGGCTGCTCCAACGAGCGCATCCGCCTCTTCCTCGCCCGCGACCTGCGGCCCGCGCCCGCGTCCGGCTTCGAGCGGCACGACGAGGAGGCGGAGCTGCAGGTGCGCCGCTTCCCGCTGGCCGAGGCGATGTCGATGGCCCTGGCCGGCGAGATCACCAACGGCCCGACCGTCGCCGGCATCTTCGCCGCCGCCCACGTGCTCTCCGCGCCGACCACCTGA
- a CDS encoding CTP synthase, which yields MAPSARTTRHIFVTGGVASSLGKGLTASSLGNLLTARGLRVVMQKLDPYLNVDPGTMNPFQHGEVFVTDDGAETDLDVGHYERFLDRDLSGKANVTTGQIYSAVIAKERRGEYLGDTVQVIPHITNEIKARIRAMAAPDEDGRTPDVVITEVGGTVGDIESLPFLEAIRQVRHEIGRDNCFYLHVSLVPYLAPSGELKTKPTQHSVAQLRNIGIQPDAIVCRSDREIPDKLKHKLSLYCDVDREAVIAAPDAPSIYDIPKVLHREGLDAYVVRRLNLSFRDVDWASWDDLLQRVHHPHHTITVAIVGKYVDLPDAYLSVSEAIRAAGFGHRARVLLRWVPSDDCVSPSGAAAALAGVDGIVIPGGFGVRGIEGKIGASRYARENGIPILGLCLGLQCMTIEVARHLAALDGANSLEFDEQAKHPVIATMADQEDIVAGKGDLGGTMRLGAYPAQLAEGSIVGEAYGTDEVSERHRHRYEVNNAYREALTKAGLRISGTSPDGRLVEFVELDPALHPFFVATQAHPELKSRPTRPHPLFAAFVKAAVTYSQADQLPVEMEPAPAPAAARAPRNTRSGTGTGSTAPAKPATTAAKS from the coding sequence TTGGCCCCTTCAGCACGGACGACCAGGCACATTTTCGTCACGGGGGGCGTCGCCTCCTCGCTTGGCAAGGGCCTCACCGCCTCCAGCCTCGGAAACCTGCTCACGGCCCGCGGGCTGCGCGTGGTGATGCAGAAACTGGACCCGTACCTGAACGTCGACCCCGGCACGATGAACCCGTTCCAGCACGGCGAGGTCTTCGTCACCGACGACGGCGCCGAGACCGACCTCGACGTCGGTCACTACGAGCGCTTCCTCGACCGGGACCTTTCCGGCAAGGCGAACGTGACCACCGGCCAGATCTACTCGGCCGTGATCGCCAAGGAGCGGCGCGGCGAGTACCTCGGTGACACCGTGCAGGTCATCCCGCACATCACCAACGAGATCAAGGCCCGCATCCGCGCGATGGCCGCCCCCGACGAGGACGGCCGCACCCCCGACGTGGTGATCACCGAGGTGGGCGGCACGGTCGGCGACATCGAGTCGCTGCCGTTCCTGGAGGCGATCCGCCAGGTGCGCCACGAGATCGGCCGGGACAACTGCTTCTACCTGCACGTGTCGCTCGTGCCGTACCTCGCGCCGTCCGGCGAGCTGAAGACCAAGCCGACCCAGCACTCGGTCGCCCAGCTGCGCAACATCGGTATCCAGCCGGACGCGATCGTCTGCCGCTCCGACCGCGAGATCCCGGACAAGCTCAAGCACAAGCTCTCGCTCTACTGTGACGTCGACCGCGAAGCCGTGATCGCCGCGCCGGACGCGCCGAGCATCTACGACATCCCCAAGGTGCTGCACCGCGAGGGCCTCGACGCGTACGTGGTGCGCCGCCTCAACCTCTCCTTCCGCGACGTCGACTGGGCCAGCTGGGACGACCTGCTGCAGCGCGTGCACCACCCGCACCACACGATCACCGTCGCGATCGTCGGCAAGTACGTCGACCTGCCCGACGCGTACCTCTCGGTCAGCGAGGCCATCCGCGCCGCCGGCTTCGGCCACCGCGCGCGGGTGCTGCTGCGCTGGGTGCCCAGCGACGACTGCGTGAGCCCCTCCGGCGCTGCGGCGGCGCTGGCCGGCGTCGACGGCATCGTTATCCCCGGCGGCTTCGGCGTGCGCGGCATCGAGGGCAAGATCGGAGCCAGCCGGTACGCGCGGGAGAACGGCATCCCGATCCTCGGCCTCTGCCTCGGCCTGCAGTGCATGACCATCGAGGTGGCCCGCCACCTGGCCGCGCTCGACGGCGCAAACTCGCTGGAGTTCGACGAGCAGGCCAAGCACCCGGTCATCGCCACCATGGCCGACCAGGAGGACATCGTGGCCGGCAAGGGCGACCTGGGCGGCACGATGCGGCTGGGCGCCTACCCGGCGCAGCTGGCCGAGGGCTCGATCGTCGGCGAGGCGTACGGCACCGACGAGGTCAGCGAGCGCCACCGCCACCGCTACGAGGTCAACAACGCCTACCGCGAGGCCCTCACCAAGGCGGGGCTGCGCATCTCCGGTACCTCGCCCGACGGGCGGCTTGTCGAGTTCGTGGAGCTGGACCCGGCCCTGCACCCGTTCTTCGTGGCCACCCAGGCGCACCCGGAGCTCAAGAGCCGGCCGACCCGCCCGCACCCGCTGTTCGCCGCGTTCGTGAAGGCCGCCGTGACCTACTCGCAGGCCGACCAGCTCCCGGTCGAGATGGAGCCGGCACCGGCACCCGCCGCGGCGCGCGCCCCGCGCAACACGCGCTCGGGCACGGGCACGGGCTCGACCGCACCCGCCAAGCCCGCCACCACAGCCGCCAAGTCGTGA